The Candidatus Aminicenantes bacterium genome contains the following window.
TGCGCGTCGCCGTGGCCGAGGCCAAGTCCTTCATTACCGCCAGTCTGCGCCGGCCCCACTACCTGCGACCGGGGATTCGGGTGATCGATCATTTTCATCGCCGGCGTTAGGGGATGAGATGATGGCCGGCAACAAGAAACTGTTCGTGATCGGCGGTGGCAGCTCGGGAATGATGGCCGCCATCAGCGCCGCCCGGCTCGGCGCGGCCGTGGTCTTGCTCGAACGCAAGGACCGCGTCGGCAAGAAGCTG
Protein-coding sequences here:
- a CDS encoding NAD(P)/FAD-dependent oxidoreductase, producing MAGNKKLFVIGGGSSGMMAAISAARLGAAVVLLERKDRVGKKL